The proteins below are encoded in one region of Sphingobacterium sp. R2:
- a CDS encoding TlpA family protein disulfide reductase, whose protein sequence is MIKRANLYAALLDKGALVMLFALFFNLVNCSLKVLKNTTMVFTCIAVFYMFSLSAQTPRKESGANGLNGLTALNPGDPIPEAVWKMPLELNYFDGKKKIVKLADYKNKLIVLDFWSTGCASCIEGIPKMELYQQRFKDDIVVLLVNSKRNKDTAKRIKTRFEKYRFDFKYTPILPTILDDTVFTALIEHNTLPRIAIINRAGAFIGTSSSASLSEQHISAMLKTDKLPFESERNILNKVIDHVETPLLIDTVGLTYTSTIARYKVNYNGIYPNVHYKNGQTLLQTGNTTVRAMYQHAFPEVFKDKVYGTYVFHSSVPYKFKKLLNDPHTYFWYQYFNRDSVDNYSINQAFRRALVDNFAVDVKLKFGFQDVYILKIDPSNKSILSKGGMRMQSIEEGSSALIMQNAGLISIANFLRTTLDRPVLVEGKNLPKVDLMLPSNFYDLDSESKIAMLAKRGLILSKSRNLLEYPFFYKPIE, encoded by the coding sequence ATGATAAAAAGAGCTAATCTTTACGCTGCCTTATTGGATAAGGGAGCGCTTGTAATGCTATTCGCATTGTTTTTCAATCTTGTTAATTGTTCTTTAAAGGTGTTAAAGAATACAACAATGGTTTTTACTTGCATTGCTGTATTTTATATGTTTAGTTTATCGGCTCAGACGCCCCGCAAGGAAAGCGGGGCCAATGGGCTCAATGGCCTCACAGCGCTCAATCCCGGTGATCCTATTCCCGAAGCTGTATGGAAAATGCCATTAGAACTGAATTATTTTGATGGAAAGAAAAAGATTGTAAAGCTTGCTGACTATAAAAACAAGCTGATTGTATTGGATTTTTGGTCCACAGGGTGCGCGTCCTGTATTGAGGGAATACCCAAAATGGAGCTCTATCAGCAACGCTTTAAAGATGATATCGTCGTTCTGCTCGTAAATAGCAAGCGTAATAAAGATACAGCGAAGCGTATAAAAACGAGATTTGAAAAATACAGGTTTGATTTTAAGTATACGCCGATCTTACCAACGATACTGGATGATACGGTCTTTACCGCTTTGATAGAGCACAATACACTGCCGCGTATAGCCATTATCAACAGGGCCGGTGCTTTTATAGGAACCAGCTCATCAGCGAGCCTGTCCGAACAGCATATTAGCGCTATGCTCAAGACGGATAAACTACCTTTCGAAAGTGAAAGAAATATCCTTAATAAGGTGATCGACCATGTCGAAACGCCCTTATTGATCGATACAGTGGGGTTGACCTATACCTCCACAATAGCGCGATATAAAGTGAATTACAACGGCATTTACCCGAATGTTCACTATAAGAACGGGCAGACATTATTGCAGACTGGAAACACTACCGTAAGAGCTATGTATCAACATGCTTTCCCGGAGGTGTTCAAAGATAAAGTGTACGGTACCTATGTCTTCCATAGTTCGGTGCCATACAAATTTAAAAAACTGCTGAACGATCCGCATACCTATTTCTGGTATCAGTATTTCAACAGGGACTCGGTAGACAACTACAGCATCAACCAGGCGTTTCGACGTGCATTGGTCGATAACTTTGCGGTGGATGTCAAACTGAAATTTGGTTTTCAGGATGTCTATATCCTAAAAATTGACCCCTCCAATAAAAGCATTTTGTCCAAAGGTGGTATGCGAATGCAGTCGATCGAAGAGGGAAGCTCTGCGCTGATCATGCAGAATGCAGGCCTTATTAGCATCGCGAATTTCTTGCGTACAACTTTGGATAGACCCGTCTTAGTCGAGGGAAAGAATCTTCCAAAAGTGGACCTTATGCTGCCGTCAAATTTCTATGACTTGGATAGCGAAAGCAAGATCGCAATGTTGGCCAAGAGGGGGCTTATCCTCAGTAAAAGTAGAAACCTCCTCGAGTATCCATTTTTCTATAAACCTATTGAATAA